A window of the Nitrososphaerota archaeon genome harbors these coding sequences:
- a CDS encoding carboxypeptidase-like regulatory domain-containing protein: MQKKTLILLIIFSLFLIISNLKIAYAEENSLSLKVLVIDQNGIPQANMDVLLENKTYVHRFLTNSSGWAEFKGIGKGKYNISILYEEIKLNTTEVTFPEENEVVLIVSFGSLTVTIVDFDGKPLENKEVILKCPLGNFTKKGETNNSGIVVFEKLPYSIFERIDKYVLEVYEEKYLVASKELYIPVGPIKLIANLVNVNVTIVNLEGRPIDKAKVMIYNKGKNISRTLLSVDGKVSFKQIPSSSIENVGEYRINVEVNGGIVYNETKFINKSMNLNAICDVGRVIIKVADSDQKPLKNVTLVFSHKFLSNFKRINTDNNGEAKIEEVPLSKIVGEYFVKVLRGGEEITEANFTLASHEEVKTIIVPLKEVKITILDRIGKPIENAKIRLVDKADINRIYESITNKDGTTILKLLYGGYDITIIKNNITVFQGKIKIDNPEKIIENVNLNIPIEIFIKDFFGNNLEEAYVKIDFNEENIFSNKMMNNSLKIIIPYPGKIKISIFINDEEYYTDILYIKEPLIKNIILKPIVKIFNLIIKIDIFIIFLISISFFIIFLIYLYPIIKRKI, from the coding sequence ATGCAGAAAAAAACATTAATTTTATTAATAATTTTTTCTTTATTTTTAATAATATCAAATTTGAAAATAGCTTATGCTGAAGAAAATAGCTTAAGTTTAAAGGTTTTAGTTATAGATCAAAATGGAATACCTCAAGCAAATATGGATGTTTTATTAGAAAATAAAACTTATGTTCATAGATTTTTAACAAATTCTTCTGGATGGGCAGAATTTAAAGGCATAGGAAAAGGGAAATACAATATATCCATTTTATATGAAGAAATAAAATTAAATACTACAGAAGTTACCTTTCCTGAGGAGAATGAAGTAGTATTAATCGTTTCATTTGGAAGTTTAACTGTTACTATAGTAGATTTTGATGGAAAACCTTTAGAAAATAAAGAAGTTATTTTAAAATGTCCACTAGGAAATTTTACTAAAAAGGGAGAAACAAATAATTCAGGAATTGTTGTTTTTGAGAAATTACCATATTCAATTTTTGAAAGGATAGATAAATATGTTTTAGAAGTTTATGAAGAAAAATATTTAGTAGCTTCAAAGGAATTATATATACCAGTTGGACCAATTAAGCTTATAGCAAATCTTGTAAATGTGAATGTTACTATTGTAAATTTGGAAGGAAGGCCTATTGATAAAGCAAAGGTAATGATTTATAATAAAGGGAAGAATATAAGTAGAACATTATTAAGTGTTGATGGAAAAGTAAGTTTTAAACAAATACCTTCATCAAGCATAGAGAATGTTGGAGAATATAGGATAAATGTGGAAGTTAATGGAGGAATTGTTTATAATGAAACAAAATTTATAAATAAGAGTATGAATTTAAATGCTATATGTGATGTAGGAAGAGTAATAATAAAAGTAGCAGATTCTGATCAAAAGCCGTTAAAAAATGTAACATTGGTTTTTTCTCATAAATTTTTATCTAATTTTAAAAGAATAAACACAGATAATAATGGAGAAGCAAAAATAGAAGAAGTACCTTTATCAAAAATTGTTGGAGAATATTTTGTGAAAGTTTTAAGAGGTGGAGAAGAAATAACTGAAGCTAATTTTACGTTAGCTTCACATGAAGAAGTAAAAACAATAATTGTTCCATTAAAAGAAGTTAAAATCACTATTCTTGATAGAATTGGAAAACCTATTGAAAATGCTAAAATAAGATTGGTAGATAAAGCAGATATTAATAGAATTTATGAAAGCATTACTAATAAGGATGGTACAACCATATTAAAACTTTTATATGGTGGATATGATATAACAATTATAAAAAACAATATTACAGTATTTCAAGGAAAAATAAAAATAGATAATCCAGAAAAAATCATAGAAAATGTTAATTTGAATATTCCAATTGAAATATTTATTAAAGATTTTTTTGGAAACAATTTAGAAGAAGCATATGTAAAAATAGATTTTAATGAAGAAAATATTTTTTCAAATAAAATGATGAATAATTCTTTAAAAATTATAATTCCTTATCCAGGAAAAATTAAAATAAGCATTTTCATAAATGATGAAGAATATTATACAGATATATTGTATATTAAAGAACCGCTTATTAAAAATATTATTTTAAAACCTATAGTTAAAATTTTTAATTTGATAATAAAGATAGATATTTTTATAATATTTTTAATAAGTATATCATTTTTTATAATATTTCTAATATACCTTTATCCAATTATAAAAAGGAAAATTTAA
- a CDS encoding lipopolysaccharide kinase InaA family protein: protein MFNEKFKNLIDIALKASEKIINKNFIVALCIYGSHVSGYASPESDLDVLLIAKDFNQKIKYFYVRDFKPIVSILVIDEKLFEQDVEQAYLGEFVAGRLFTPYYIVSGKEYINEMDLRLKRRTILELTENLILERKLLSTELLIKPEYFLFEKLRRRAAAYPPAKYSYLKILYGINGEKNLEFMLNGFRLALDKLVSENLFEKINSFYSPKKELVLKMLKDLKTPIKVMEEGERIIKMYLTHGFAGRLNPRLILEEAYSKIKRSIKVGFEKDLPDPENYLFINTDLGFQSAGIEWSISDFANKFYGVSKNDFKIEKIGSLFNSTYLLNIPIKNKKIFVKKYLNWTDFKWIVAWIWTIGVRNFKVLANDRMANEIHFINTLKKEGFSVPSILHINWKRKLLFEEYIPSIDLLSLWKNYDKNSKECEEAAFKTGLNIAKVHKLNIAIGDCKAENFLLSNNKIYLTDLEQAEFNGDKAWDLAEMLFYPGHYLGTKKSIIFASNIVDGYLKEGNEEILASSMKLSYSRLLVPWTPPWIIKEVQRIVYEKIKK from the coding sequence ATGTTTAATGAAAAATTTAAAAATTTAATCGATATAGCCCTTAAAGCATCTGAAAAAATTATTAATAAAAATTTCATAGTAGCATTATGCATTTATGGTTCACATGTAAGTGGATACGCTTCTCCTGAAAGTGATTTGGATGTTCTTTTAATTGCTAAAGATTTTAATCAAAAAATAAAATATTTTTATGTAAGAGATTTTAAACCTATTGTTTCTATTTTAGTTATTGATGAAAAATTATTTGAACAAGATGTTGAACAAGCATATCTTGGAGAATTTGTTGCTGGTAGATTATTTACTCCATATTATATTGTTAGTGGAAAAGAATATATAAATGAAATGGATTTAAGATTAAAAAGAAGAACAATTCTTGAACTTACAGAAAACTTAATTTTAGAAAGGAAACTTTTATCAACAGAATTATTAATAAAACCAGAATATTTTCTTTTTGAAAAACTTAGAAGAAGAGCAGCTGCATATCCTCCAGCAAAATATAGTTATTTAAAAATTCTTTATGGAATAAATGGTGAGAAAAATTTAGAATTTATGTTAAATGGATTTAGATTAGCTTTAGATAAATTAGTTTCAGAAAATCTTTTTGAAAAAATAAATAGTTTTTATTCTCCAAAAAAAGAATTAGTTTTAAAAATGCTAAAGGATTTAAAAACTCCAATAAAAGTTATGGAAGAAGGTGAAAGAATAATTAAAATGTATTTAACACATGGTTTTGCAGGAAGATTAAATCCAAGGCTCATACTTGAAGAAGCATATTCTAAAATTAAAAGAAGTATTAAAGTAGGTTTTGAAAAAGATTTACCTGATCCAGAAAATTATTTATTCATTAATACTGATTTAGGATTTCAATCAGCTGGAATAGAATGGTCTATCTCAGATTTTGCTAATAAATTCTATGGAGTAAGCAAAAATGATTTTAAAATAGAGAAAATTGGTTCTTTATTTAATTCAACTTATTTATTAAATATTCCAATTAAAAATAAAAAAATATTTGTTAAAAAATATTTGAATTGGACAGATTTTAAATGGATTGTAGCATGGATATGGACAATAGGTGTTAGGAATTTTAAAGTTCTTGCTAATGATAGAATGGCTAATGAAATTCATTTTATTAATACTCTTAAAAAAGAAGGGTTTAGTGTTCCAAGCATACTTCATATTAATTGGAAAAGAAAGCTTTTATTTGAAGAATATATTCCAAGCATAGATTTATTATCTTTATGGAAAAATTATGATAAAAATTCAAAAGAATGTGAAGAAGCAGCTTTTAAAACTGGTTTAAATATTGCTAAAGTACATAAATTAAATATTGCTATTGGAGATTGTAAAGCTGAAAATTTCTTATTAAGTAATAATAAAATATATTTAACAGATTTAGAACAAGCAGAATTTAATGGAGATAAAGCATGGGATTTAGCTGAAATGCTTTTTTATCCAGGACATTATTTAGGAACTAAAAAAAGCATAATTTTTGCTTCAAATATAGTAGATGGATATTTAAAAGAAGGGAATGAAGAAATATTAGCTTCTTCTATGAAATTAAGTTATAGTAGATTATTAGTTCCTTGGACTCCTCCTTGGATTATAAAAGAGGTACAAAGAATTGTTTATGAGAAAATTAAAAAATGA
- a CDS encoding nuclease-related domain-containing protein: MSNIKTEVKQRILLNIIKLSKDKEKISFKELMEYSNVSKNVLEEVLKSINLKINQEILINGSEKLSIAFEALTSGVNIEELAKFLNWKDFEKFSSKILYIYGYDIAKNFRIKENKKRIEIDILAIKGNLILLFDCKKWNKPLIGKNLEIISKKQYYRAKIFEKLLEKNYNKGLIRINILPIILSLYETKIHSNEYCTILYVRALKDFLEKIDVEFYNLPHITIFLNSKIDINKIKQF; encoded by the coding sequence TTGTCCAATATAAAAACTGAAGTTAAACAGAGAATATTGTTAAATATAATTAAACTTAGTAAAGATAAGGAAAAAATTTCTTTTAAGGAATTAATGGAATATTCAAATGTTTCAAAAAATGTTTTAGAGGAAGTTTTAAAAAGTATTAATTTAAAAATAAATCAAGAAATTTTAATAAATGGAAGTGAAAAATTATCCATTGCTTTTGAAGCATTAACTTCTGGAGTAAATATAGAAGAATTAGCCAAATTCCTAAATTGGAAAGATTTTGAAAAATTTTCTTCAAAAATATTATATATTTATGGATATGATATTGCTAAAAATTTTAGAATCAAGGAAAATAAGAAAAGAATAGAAATAGATATTTTAGCAATAAAAGGAAATTTAATATTATTATTTGATTGTAAAAAATGGAATAAACCATTAATAGGAAAAAATTTAGAAATTATAAGTAAAAAGCAATACTATAGAGCAAAAATTTTCGAAAAATTATTAGAAAAAAATTATAATAAGGGTTTAATAAGAATAAACATTTTACCAATAATATTATCTTTATATGAAACGAAAATTCATTCAAATGAATATTGTACAATACTTTATGTAAGAGCATTAAAAGATTTTCTTGAAAAGATTGATGTAGAATTTTATAATTTACCTCATATTACAATATTTTTAAATTCAAAAATAGATATAAATAAAATAAAACAATTTTAA
- the cysS gene encoding cysteine--tRNA ligase codes for MKEMLEMALYLYNTLSRKIEEFKPLKDKIITIYSCGPTVYDSPHIGHGRHEIIMDSFTRFLEYIGYEVKYVENITDIDDKIIAKAEKMGLTPGEVALIFTLDYFEQMEKLGVRRAWRHPQATNHIQEMIEVIKSLIEKGYAYEVDGDVYFSVNKFKEYGKLSKQDINSLRRGARVEIDEKKKDPIDFALWKKSKPNEPAWSSPWGLGRPGWHIECSVMSIKYLGETIDIHAGGEELIFPHHENEIAQSEAYTGKPFVRYWMHHGLITIKAEKMAKSIGNVILISELLERYDADAFRYFVLSAHYRNPLEYSEESMIAAQNTINNVKRAIKKIEYALSHPSKEIKEKTNINIEKFKEEIIKELSYDFNTPKALALLIELTYKIADNANKINPEDLKESLKIIKELWNALGFFQEKKLDKKEILIENLLKIILEIREIEREKKNYELSDSIREKLRKLGIEIEDTPYGTFWFFK; via the coding sequence ATGAAGGAAATGTTAGAAATGGCACTATATCTCTATAATACTTTATCAAGAAAAATTGAAGAATTTAAGCCACTTAAAGATAAAATAATTACTATTTATTCTTGTGGTCCAACAGTTTATGATTCGCCGCATATTGGACATGGAAGACATGAAATAATTATGGATTCTTTTACAAGATTTTTGGAATACATTGGTTATGAAGTTAAGTATGTTGAAAATATTACAGATATAGATGATAAAATTATTGCAAAAGCAGAGAAAATGGGCTTAACTCCAGGAGAAGTAGCTTTAATTTTTACATTAGATTATTTTGAACAAATGGAAAAATTAGGTGTTAGAAGAGCTTGGAGACATCCCCAAGCAACAAATCATATTCAAGAAATGATTGAAGTAATTAAAAGTTTGATTGAGAAAGGATATGCATATGAAGTTGATGGAGATGTATATTTTTCAGTTAATAAATTTAAAGAATATGGAAAATTATCTAAACAAGATATAAATTCTTTAAGAAGAGGTGCTAGAGTAGAAATTGATGAAAAGAAAAAGGATCCAATAGATTTTGCTTTATGGAAGAAATCTAAACCAAATGAGCCTGCTTGGTCAAGTCCATGGGGTTTAGGAAGGCCAGGTTGGCATATAGAGTGCTCTGTAATGTCGATTAAATATTTGGGAGAAACGATAGACATTCATGCAGGTGGTGAGGAACTTATCTTCCCACATCATGAAAATGAAATTGCACAAAGTGAGGCATATACTGGAAAACCTTTTGTAAGATATTGGATGCATCATGGATTAATAACAATAAAAGCAGAAAAAATGGCTAAATCTATTGGAAATGTTATTCTCATAAGCGAATTGTTAGAACGTTATGATGCAGATGCTTTTAGATATTTTGTTCTTTCAGCTCATTATAGAAATCCATTAGAATATTCAGAAGAATCAATGATAGCAGCTCAAAATACAATAAATAATGTAAAAAGAGCAATAAAGAAAATCGAATATGCTTTATCTCATCCTTCTAAAGAAATAAAAGAGAAAACTAATATAAATATTGAAAAATTTAAAGAAGAAATAATTAAAGAGCTTTCTTATGATTTTAATACTCCAAAAGCTTTAGCTTTGCTTATAGAACTTACTTATAAAATAGCAGATAATGCTAATAAAATAAATCCTGAAGATTTAAAAGAGTCTTTAAAAATTATTAAAGAATTATGGAATGCGCTTGGTTTCTTCCAAGAAAAGAAATTAGATAAAAAAGAAATTCTTATAGAAAATTTATTAAAAATCATATTAGAAATTAGAGAAATTGAAAGAGAAAAGAAAAATTATGAATTATCGGATTCTATAAGAGAAAAATTGAGAAAATTAGGTATTGAAATAGAAGATACTCCATATGGAACTTTTTGGTTTTTTAAATAG
- a CDS encoding pyridoxal phosphate-dependent aminotransferase, which yields MVKSISSRVELVSAEAAFFVLSRAKELEAIGKKIIHLEIGEPDFDTPKYIKDAAIESLLKGETHYTPSAGLPELRQAIAEKAKEERGIDIDWKKNVVVTTGAKQAIFTSLITILNEGDEVLYPNPGFPAYESTILFSGAKPIPVILEEENEFRMIPEKVNELITNKTKAIILNSPHNPCGSVLKKEDVKGIAEIAEDHDLYIISDEIYKHIIFDGLKHYSAACFGKGLENTIIIDGLSKSYAMTGWRCGYVIAPEEVTKRVIKLVNVITSCIGAFIQKAGIAALKGSMEAVNEMVKKYDERRKIMISEFEKIENAYLFKPRGAFYGWINVKKPLEKRKMNSEKFVEYLMENYGVAVLHGSSLGKYGEGYIRICFATSEENIINGIRLLGKAVNELME from the coding sequence ATGGTTAAAAGCATTTCCTCTAGGGTAGAATTAGTAAGCGCTGAAGCAGCTTTTTTTGTATTAAGTAGAGCTAAAGAGCTTGAAGCAATTGGAAAAAAGATTATCCATTTAGAAATAGGAGAACCAGATTTTGATACTCCAAAATATATTAAAGATGCAGCTATAGAAAGTTTATTAAAAGGAGAAACTCATTATACTCCTTCTGCTGGTCTTCCAGAATTAAGACAAGCAATAGCTGAAAAAGCTAAAGAAGAACGAGGAATAGATATTGATTGGAAAAAGAATGTAGTAGTAACTACTGGAGCTAAACAAGCAATTTTTACTTCATTAATAACAATTTTAAATGAAGGAGATGAAGTATTATATCCAAATCCTGGTTTTCCAGCATATGAATCTACGATTCTATTTTCAGGAGCAAAACCTATTCCTGTAATACTTGAAGAAGAAAATGAATTTAGAATGATTCCTGAAAAAGTAAATGAATTAATTACAAACAAAACAAAAGCAATTATTTTAAATTCTCCTCATAATCCTTGCGGTTCTGTTCTTAAAAAAGAAGATGTTAAAGGAATAGCTGAAATAGCTGAGGATCATGATTTATATATTATATCAGATGAAATATATAAGCATATTATATTCGATGGATTAAAGCATTATTCAGCAGCATGTTTTGGGAAAGGATTGGAAAATACAATTATTATTGATGGATTATCTAAAAGCTATGCGATGACTGGATGGAGATGTGGATATGTTATAGCTCCTGAAGAAGTAACAAAAAGAGTAATAAAACTTGTTAATGTAATAACATCTTGCATAGGAGCATTTATTCAAAAAGCTGGAATAGCTGCTTTAAAAGGTTCAATGGAAGCAGTAAATGAAATGGTTAAAAAATATGATGAAAGGAGAAAAATAATGATTTCTGAATTTGAGAAAATAGAAAATGCTTATTTATTTAAACCAAGAGGAGCTTTTTATGGATGGATAAATGTGAAAAAGCCATTGGAAAAGAGAAAAATGAATTCTGAAAAATTTGTTGAATATTTAATGGAGAATTATGGAGTTGCAGTTCTTCATGGTTCTTCATTAGGTAAATATGGAGAAGGATATATTAGAATATGCTTTGCAACATCAGAAGAAAATATAATTAATGGAATAAGATTATTAGGAAAAGCAGTAAATGAATTAATGGAATAA
- a CDS encoding methyltransferase gives MFSKERLIKLDLFGMETLLKINKHVYFPSKVSYLIAKNLIINKNDIVLDIGTGIGILAIIASKLGAKKVFAIEISFKALKNAKENIILNKISNIELINGSLYNPLKKKEFFDLIICNPPMTPSPKPVSIFTWGGYDGRKILDEVIKNANDYLKKNGRLIVPTISVCNIEKTKLMIKELNFSYRIIAEDLFPFSKIMIKLIDHIKSLPGVEIFYKDNIPYFKAIIFEAIKN, from the coding sequence ATGTTTTCTAAAGAAAGATTAATTAAATTAGATTTATTTGGAATGGAAACTTTATTAAAAATAAATAAACATGTATATTTTCCATCAAAAGTATCTTATTTAATAGCTAAAAATCTTATAATAAATAAGAATGATATAGTTTTAGATATTGGGACTGGAATAGGAATTCTTGCAATAATTGCTTCTAAATTAGGTGCTAAGAAAGTTTTTGCTATAGAAATTTCTTTTAAAGCTTTAAAAAATGCTAAAGAAAATATTATTCTTAATAAAATATCTAATATAGAATTAATAAATGGTTCATTATATAATCCATTGAAGAAAAAAGAATTTTTTGATTTAATTATTTGTAATCCACCTATGACTCCTTCTCCTAAACCTGTTTCAATATTTACTTGGGGTGGATATGATGGAAGAAAAATTCTTGATGAAGTTATAAAAAATGCGAATGATTATTTAAAAAAGAATGGTAGATTAATTGTTCCAACGATATCTGTTTGCAATATTGAAAAAACAAAACTTATGATTAAAGAATTAAATTTTTCTTATAGAATAATTGCAGAAGATTTATTTCCATTTAGTAAAATTATGATAAAATTAATTGACCATATAAAATCTCTTCCTGGTGTTGAGATATTTTACAAAGATAATATCCCATATTTTAAAGCAATTATTTTTGAAGCTATTAAAAATTGA
- a CDS encoding site-2 protease family protein has protein sequence MCSYIYEDKLEKVKAIVNSRFKVEDLYYEYGVLTFVLSEGNYKEEFKKLVEDLKEMDLIPIMRKDGEKLILKIDQFIRQPIKKTKIPYILFTATILTTFIDGILKSISPVYEELMGPLTPFKIASEATIFTIAILSIFGLHELSHKYFSRKDKIDTSLPYFIPGIPGHLPTYGAIIFSKEPVVNRDDLFDMGLSGPIVSFLMTVIVGIFAFLTALPASLPQIAEWEKLGYVGRLPMPLLFNLLEIILEPFMKNFEGLIFTPIGFAAWLGSIVTALNLLPIWQLDGGRIFRSFLSRKKHKIVSYISIIFMSITGYWFMALFLLLMMPQTIDIPPLDEYSPLSKSRKMALSIVILILILTYVPMFPILL, from the coding sequence ATGTGTTCATATATATATGAAGATAAGCTTGAAAAAGTAAAAGCCATAGTCAATTCTAGATTTAAAGTAGAAGATCTATATTATGAGTATGGAGTATTAACATTTGTATTATCTGAAGGAAATTATAAAGAAGAATTTAAAAAACTTGTAGAAGATTTGAAAGAAATGGATTTAATTCCTATAATGAGGAAAGATGGAGAAAAATTAATTTTAAAAATAGATCAATTTATTAGACAACCAATAAAGAAGACAAAAATACCATACATATTATTTACTGCAACAATTTTAACAACATTCATAGATGGAATACTAAAATCTATATCCCCAGTTTATGAAGAACTTATGGGGCCACTTACACCTTTTAAAATAGCTAGTGAAGCTACAATATTTACTATAGCTATACTATCTATTTTTGGTTTACATGAATTAAGTCATAAATATTTTTCCAGAAAAGACAAAATAGATACAAGTTTACCATATTTTATACCAGGAATACCAGGACATTTACCAACTTATGGTGCAATAATATTTTCGAAAGAGCCTGTTGTAAATAGAGACGATTTATTTGATATGGGTCTTAGTGGACCAATAGTAAGTTTTTTAATGACAGTCATTGTTGGAATATTTGCATTTCTCACAGCGCTTCCAGCATCTTTGCCGCAAATAGCAGAATGGGAAAAATTAGGATATGTAGGAAGATTGCCAATGCCACTATTATTCAATTTATTAGAAATAATATTAGAGCCATTTATGAAAAATTTTGAAGGATTAATTTTTACACCAATAGGATTTGCAGCATGGCTTGGATCAATTGTTACAGCATTAAATCTTCTTCCAATATGGCAATTAGATGGTGGAAGAATATTTAGATCTTTTCTATCAAGAAAGAAGCATAAAATAGTTTCTTACATATCAATAATCTTCATGAGTATAACAGGATATTGGTTTATGGCTTTATTTTTATTATTAATGATGCCACAAACAATAGATATACCACCTTTAGATGAATATTCCCCTCTTTCTAAAAGTAGGAAAATGGCATTAAGCATAGTTATTCTTATTTTAATATTAACATATGTTCCTATGTTTCCTATACTTCTTTAA
- a CDS encoding archaemetzincin family Zn-dependent metalloprotease, translating to MKKFLKIVPLENELKDLCNIISEKIKETYSIENKIEYVDINIPDFSYNKNRKQYNAFLMLSSFSNIFSEYTLFITNKDIYVPGMNFIFGLAWKGLAIISIARLLPTFYGEKMDYNIFISRVIKEAIHEIGHLLGLLHCSNSKCVMHFSNSIYDTDYKNEKPCQKCYFILKNKGII from the coding sequence ATGAAGAAATTTTTAAAGATTGTTCCATTAGAAAATGAATTAAAAGATTTATGTAATATAATTTCTGAAAAAATAAAAGAAACATATTCAATTGAAAACAAAATAGAATATGTTGATATAAATATTCCAGATTTTTCTTATAATAAGAATAGAAAACAATACAATGCTTTTTTAATGTTATCTTCTTTTTCAAATATTTTTTCTGAATATACTCTTTTTATTACAAATAAAGATATTTATGTTCCTGGAATGAATTTTATTTTTGGACTTGCATGGAAAGGTTTAGCAATAATTTCTATAGCACGACTTTTACCTACTTTTTATGGAGAAAAAATGGATTATAATATCTTCATTTCTAGAGTTATTAAAGAAGCAATTCATGAAATTGGTCATTTATTAGGTTTACTTCATTGTTCAAATTCTAAATGTGTTATGCATTTTAGTAATTCAATATATGATACAGATTATAAAAATGAAAAACCATGCCAAAAATGTTATTTTATTTTAAAAAATAAAGGAATAATTTAA
- a CDS encoding hydroxyacid dehydrogenase — MDSELKNKSVWWIEPMPDVYLEGKEILEKEGISVEIGRLQTEADKPYSEDEIIEKGKDFDAILLIAREKLTERIFANLPKLKIVIKAGVGVDNIDIEGATKYGVIVANTPVPEDYIGVAEGTVARLLAIAKRILICDRNVKENKWLENYDKLRGVYIRGKTIGILGFGRIGSYVAKLMKPWGVKIIVYDPYVTREKEFLLDVNMVDFDTLIKESDFLCIHTILTPETKHMINEEVLKKMKNNAYIINTARGAIIDEKALVKALKEGWIAGAALDVFEKEPPINSPLLSPDIYDKLVLSPHVSGLTPEMERALTLAQVNCCIKALKGQVPETTLNPQAIIKWREKFKNT, encoded by the coding sequence ATGGATTCTGAATTAAAAAATAAAAGCGTATGGTGGATTGAACCAATGCCAGATGTTTATTTAGAAGGTAAAGAAATTCTTGAAAAGGAAGGTATTAGTGTTGAAATTGGAAGATTACAAACAGAAGCAGATAAACCATATTCTGAAGATGAAATAATTGAAAAAGGGAAAGATTTTGATGCTATATTATTAATTGCAAGAGAAAAACTTACTGAAAGAATTTTTGCAAATTTACCAAAATTAAAGATTGTAATTAAAGCAGGAGTAGGTGTTGATAATATCGATATTGAAGGAGCTACAAAATATGGTGTAATAGTAGCAAACACACCAGTTCCAGAAGATTATATTGGTGTAGCAGAAGGTACTGTTGCAAGATTATTAGCTATAGCAAAGAGAATTCTAATATGTGATAGAAATGTTAAAGAAAATAAATGGTTAGAAAATTATGATAAATTAAGAGGGGTTTATATAAGAGGAAAAACTATTGGCATACTTGGATTTGGTAGAATTGGTTCATATGTTGCAAAATTAATGAAACCTTGGGGAGTTAAGATAATCGTATATGATCCATATGTTACAAGAGAGAAAGAATTTCTACTTGATGTTAATATGGTGGATTTTGATACATTGATTAAAGAATCGGATTTTTTATGTATTCATACAATTTTAACACCTGAAACTAAGCATATGATTAATGAAGAAGTATTAAAAAAGATGAAAAATAATGCATATATTATTAATACTGCAAGAGGAGCGATAATCGATGAAAAAGCTTTAGTAAAAGCATTAAAAGAAGGGTGGATTGCTGGAGCTGCATTAGATGTTTTTGAAAAAGAACCTCCAATAAATTCTCCATTATTATCTCCAGATATTTATGATAAATTGGTACTTTCTCCTCATGTTTCTGGATTAACTCCTGAAATGGAAAGAGCATTAACATTAGCACAAGTTAATTGTTGCATTAAAGCATTAAAAGGACAAGTACCTGAAACAACACTTAATCCGCAAGCGATTATAAAATGGAGAGAAAAATTTAAAAATACGTAA
- the rimI gene encoding ribosomal protein S18-alanine N-acetyltransferase — protein sequence MFYTLISLLSIFLNEKNFINIRNAEKKDLIKVIEINRRCLPENYSYTFFEAILKDYPKSFFVAETYEGEIVGYVMCRVERVLSKISSFRIKKSGHIISIAVIPEYRGLGIGKMLMLNALKSLKEEYGCEESFLEVRVSNKVAIKLYLDLGYKIVDVLKSYYVDGEDAYMMVKAL from the coding sequence TTGTTCTATACTTTAATAAGCTTATTATCAATATTTTTAAATGAAAAAAATTTTATTAATATAAGGAATGCTGAAAAAAAAGATTTAATAAAAGTTATTGAAATAAATAGACGTTGCCTTCCAGAAAATTATTCTTATACTTTCTTTGAAGCTATTTTAAAAGATTATCCAAAATCTTTTTTTGTAGCAGAAACTTATGAAGGAGAAATTGTAGGATACGTAATGTGTAGAGTTGAAAGAGTATTATCTAAAATTAGTTCTTTTAGAATTAAAAAGAGTGGGCATATAATTTCTATAGCAGTTATACCAGAATATAGAGGATTAGGTATAGGAAAAATGCTTATGTTAAATGCTTTGAAATCTCTTAAAGAAGAATATGGATGTGAAGAAAGCTTTTTAGAAGTAAGAGTTTCTAATAAAGTTGCTATAAAACTTTATTTAGATTTAGGTTATAAAATAGTTGATGTTCTTAAATCATATTATGTTGATGGAGAAGATGCTTATATGATGGTAAAAGCTTTATGA